Proteins encoded by one window of Sardina pilchardus chromosome 7, fSarPil1.1, whole genome shotgun sequence:
- the lamtor5 gene encoding ragulator complex protein LAMTOR5 — MESTLEQHLDDTMKNPAIVGVLCTDQQGHNLGCRGSLSDEHGGVVSVLARQAATLTRDPTDLTPTVCLESDSGNILIRPHGTITVAVHKIAS, encoded by the exons ATGGAGTCTACACTTGAACAGCATCTTGACGACAC CATGAAAAATCCGGCCATTGTTGGCGTTCTCTGTACGGATCAACAAGGACACAATCTAGGGT GCAGAGGTTCATTATCAGATGAGCATGGTGGTGTGGTTTCTGTGCTGGCACGGCAAGCAGCCACACTCACACGAGACCCAACTGACCTGACCCCCACCGTGTGTCTTGAATCTGACTCGGG AAATATCTTGATACGGCCGCATGGAACAATCACAGTAGCTGTTCACAAGATTGCATCCTGA